A genomic stretch from Leishmania infantum JPCM5 genome chromosome 23 includes:
- the putative ABCG5 gene encoding ATP-binding cassette protein subfamily G, member 5, with protein MMAPQRKEARSAMPRSHHASSLSAATTLVAVFLVFLLLAACASVTQALHVSPASAEAAMWSRMDVFASSGSHSDSITCLNGGIPAGDHCTCPLYYTSANCSQRQCPNSIGGEGPHRVMPVNSTNKFCDHCDEKEFTGLSCQICQSNAACMQYAGSAAECDNSTSVRGDSKQFQCTLKNEFFVRLMSGNRNITVEVLFNCSTSDGTAFRKGEQGVCNMAIYRIEPNHSYVDPFFRCDAQECSLKYGQKDPDPNDANNNTLRQRFFRAARTSGQVALIVECALLALLGGFTALLGPRRTKSITVALASVITVTVLVYISLMMLSMQSISAPEQTVVYECKKTHCACAEDPPPQYDPICSQKEELNNQILPSIKNSIRFACGQNTSLCELTLADLSLVFQADCRASECVDTVRFPDDSSDDSNDDSGGGGGAAVLAKLNLGILLVLLVLLVVSGIGTHYYYTRSISCERDRDFLITFHVSTPYGDDGGSHETGDPDVLDERHVHLNGSADGSAVEHEQEPLLYNSPVPRAERRGFLSRGVSSSRHSEGNVSVRASVYEQARALTPAACARIEELRRLTAAPLELQVSELRYTLNTPLLGAADEGSQRTLLHRINFTVHSGDVLAIMGPSGAGKTTLLDLLSARAKSGEVSGTIALNGTPITTTGFRAAQYRNIIGYVSQEDTLLPSLTVEQTILYAARLKLPKALSHSTVRRIVARVIETLKLQHCAQTLIGGETTRGISGGEKRRVSIAVELLANPRILYLDEPTSGLDAVSAKRVVEAVVALAKDSTMRIYAMHYFAFQPIVIFSIHQPSQEIYELFDKVLLLSRGMSIYCGSAASAAATIERRVTAAFGHTREVPRREAHNNQAEYLMKVEEILDDAVRAELQEEDALENTSTAGAPYGSASADGSPLAAARTQVPPCRSPGSPPPRAPSQSGGCHDFDDGEQVSGADILSTTFGFRMYYANVYEQLQLLVSRSITCLFGSFHLVICHSAVVACLATLMCVLYREQALDLPGSLNRAGSVSFLLLVTSFLSLSCLEQLIVERKLFNVERENGFYTTCPYLISKIVVDIIPLRIIPAMVLASVIYFPMGFRVDAGLHFFYFILIIVLFSICMTMVILCIGIVSGSFGAAALLSSVFILWNFVFGGALVQAETIPPSLRAFKSISPFFLAFESLMVNELDGQHCVFSPTDETGKKSSASIPIMCVQYLANIGLKPERFNADVMQLAVYCLLFVGLSWMLLSSCSKLVR; from the coding sequence AtgatggcgccgcagcggaaagaagcacgcagcgccatgcCGCGCAGCCACCACGCCTCATCACTCAGCGCAGCCACTACTCTGGTGGCTGTGTTCCTTGtgttcctcctccttgccgcTTGCGCATCTGTCACTCAAGCGCTGCATGTGAGCCCGGCGTCCGCAGAGGCAGCGATGTGGAGCCGCATGGATGTGTTCGCGTCCTCTGGTTCGCACTCAGACTCGATCACGTGCCTCAACGGCGGCATCCCTGCCGGCGACCACTGCACCTGCCCCCTCTACTACACCTCGGCGAACTgctcgcagcggcagtgcccCAACTCCATTGGAGGCGAAGGGCCGCATCGCGTGATGCCTGTGAACTCGACGAACAAGTTCTGTGATCACTGCGACGAAAAGGAATTCACCGGCCTCAGCTGTCAGATATGCCAGAGCAACGCGGCTTGCATGCAGtacgccggcagcgctgctgagTGCGACAACAGCACGTCCGTCCGCGGTGACAGCAAGCAATTCCAGTGCACGCTAAAGAACGAGTTCTTCGTTCGACTCATGAGCGGCAACCGCAACATCACCGTTGAGGTTCTGTTCAACTGTTCCACATCAGACGGCACCGCCTTCAGGAAGGGTGAGCAGGGTGTGTGCAACATGGCCATCTATCGCATAGAACCGAATCACAGCTATGTGGATCCCTTTTTCCGCTGCGACGCGCAGGAGTGCTCGCTCAAGTATGGCCAGAAAGACCCTGACCCGAACGACGCGAACAACAacacgctgcgccagcgctttTTCCGCGCCGCTCGCACCTCTGGACAGGTGGCGCTCATCGTCGAGTGCGCTTTACTCGCGCTTCTTGGTGGCTTCACTGCACTGCTGGGGCCCAGACGCACCAAGTCCATCACTGTGGCTCTCGCCTCCGTGATCACCGTCACGGTGCTGGTGTACATCTCCTTGATGATGCTCAGTATGCAGTCCATCTCCGCCCCGGAGCAGACCGTCGTCTACGAGTGCAAGAAGACGCATtgcgcctgcgccgaggacccgccgccgcagtaCGACCCGATATGCTCACAAAAAGAGGAGCTGAATAACCAAATCCTGCCGTCCATTAAGAACAGCATCCGGTTTGCCTGCGGACAGAACACCTCGCTCTGCGAGCTGACGCTGGCGGATCTCTCGCTGGTGTTCCAGGCGGACTGCCGCGCCTCCGAGTGCGTCGACACCGTCCGCTTCCCTGATGACTCGTCGGAcgacagcaacgacgacagcggcggcggcggcggtgcggccgtCCTGGCGAAGCTGAATCTCGGCATCCTtctcgtgctgctggtgctacTCGTGGTGAGCGGGATTGGAACTCACTATTACTACACTCGCAGCATCTCCTGCGAGCGTGACAGGGATTTCCTCATCACCTTCCACGTGAGCACGCCgtacggcgacgacggcggcagccacgagACCGGCGACCCAGATGTCCTCGATGAGCGCCACGTGCACCTGAACGGCAGCgcggacggcagcgctgtTGAGCACGAGCAGGAGCCTCTGCTGTACAATTCGCCGGTACCGCGAGCCGAGCGGCGGGGCTTTCTTTCACGGGGTGTTTCCAGCAGTCGTCACTCTGAGGGCAACGTCTCTGTTCGCGCGAGCGTGTATGAGCAGGCGCGCGCcttgacgccggcggcgtgcgcgcgcattgaggagctgcgccggctcaccgccgcaccgctggaGTTGCAGGTGTCAGAGTTGCGGTATACCTTGAATACGCCTCTGCTGGGGGCTGCGGACGAGGGTTcgcagcgcacgctgctTCACCGCATCAACTTCACAGTGCACTCGGGGGACGTGCTGGCTATCATGGGACCCTCCGGTGCCGGTAAAACCACGCTGCTGGATTTGCTCTCGGCTCGCGCTAAGTCAGGGGAAGTCAGCGGCACCATTGCCCTGAACGGTACGCCCATCACGACGACCGGTTTCCGCGCGGCGCAATACCGCAACATCATCGGCTACGTCTCGCAGGAGGACACGTTGCTGCCGTCCCTGACTGTCGAGCAGACAATCCTCTACGCCGCACGGCTAAAGCTGCCGAAGGCGCTTTCGCACAGCACTGTGCGTCGCATTGTGGCGCGCGTCATCGAGACGCTgaagctgcagcactgcgcaCAGACGCTCATTGGTGGCGAGACGACAcgcggcatcagcggcggcgagaaGCGCCGCGTGTCTATCGCTGTGGAATTGTTGGCGAACCCGCGTATCCTGTACCTTGACGAGCCAACGAGCGGCTTGGACGCGGTGAGCGCGAAGCgcgtggtggaggcggtggtggctctGGCGAAGGACTCGACGATGCGCATATATGCCATGCACTACTTTGCGTTCCAGCCCATCGTCATCTTCAGTATCCATCAGCCCTCACAAGAGATCTACGAGCTTTTCGACAAGGTCCTGCTGCTATCGCGGGGAATGAGCATCTACTGCGGCTCTGCcgcgtccgccgcggcgacgatCGAGCGGCGGGTCACGGCCGCCTTCGGCCACACGCGAGAGGTaccgaggagggaggcgcacaACAATCAGGCGGAGTACCTTATGAAGGTCGAAGAGATTCTCGATGACGCCGTGCGCGCGGAGTTGCAGGAAGAGGACGCACTCGAGAACACCAGTACTGCAGGTGCGCCTTACGGCAGCGCCTCGGCCGATGGGTCTCCACTGGCCGCGGCTCGCACGCAagtgccgccgtgccgcagtCCCGGGTCACCGCccccgcgcgcgccgtcgcagtCCGGCGGCTGCCACGACTTCGACGACGGTGAGCAGGTAAGCGGGGCCGACATCCTGAGCACCACGTTTGGCTTCCGTATGTACTACGCGAACGTGTATGAACAGCTGCAGCTACTCGTCTCTCGCTCCATCACGTGCCTGTTCGGCTCCTTCCACCTAGTGATATGCCACTCGGCCGTGGTGGCGTGCCTTGCGACGCTCATGTGTGTCCTCTACCGCGAGCAGGCCCTTGATCTTCCGGGGTCGCTCAACCGCGCCGGCTCGGTCTCTTTCCTGCTGCTCGTCACCTCCTTTTTGTCTCTTAGCTGCCTTGAGCAGCTCATCGTCGAGCGGAAGCTGTTCAACGTGGAGCGGGAGAACGGCTTCTACACCACATGTCCGTATCTGATCTCCAAGATCGTCGTCGACATCATCCCGCTTCGCATTATTCCAGCCATGGTGCTCGCCTCGGTCATCTACTTCCCCATGGGCTTCCGCGTCGACGCAGGACTGCACTTCTTCTACTTTATCCTCATCATCGTGCTCTTCTCCATCTGCATGACGATGGTGATTCTCTGCATCGGCATCGTCAGCGGCTCcttcggcgccgcggcgctgctcagcagcgtcTTTATCTTGTGGAACTTCGTCTTTGGCGGCGCGCTGGTGCAGGCCGAGACGATCCCGCCCTCGCTGCGCGCCTTCAAGTCCATTTCGCCCTTCTTCCTCGCTTTTGAGTCGCTCATGGTGAACGAGCTCGACGGACAGCACTGCGTCTTCTCCCCGACAGACGAGACGGGGAAGAAGTCGTCGGCGAGCATCCCAATTATGTGTGTACAGTACCTGGCAAACATCGGGCTGAAGCCGGAGCGGTTCAACGCCGATGTAATGCAGCTGGCTGTGTACTGCCTCCTTTTCGTGGGCCTCTCCTGGATGCTGCTCTCAAGCTGCTCGAAGCTCGTTCGCTAG
- a CDS encoding putative NADP-dependent alcohol dehydrogenase, translated as MPTEAHGWAALSAKSKLEPFTFQRRDVGPDDVVINIAYCGVCHSDVHQARDEWDGSTFPMVPGHEIVGHVTKVGSEVTKYKAGDRVGVGCMVDSCMKCRQCERGLEQYCVNGASFTYNSTQQDKKTPTFGGYSDHVVVREHFVVSIPDNLDLCAAAPLLCAGVTTFSPLRYWGVKKGTRVGVVGLGGLGHMAVKLANAMGAEVTVFTRSSNKVEEAKNLGAHHVVNTNNEQEMNSIQGTLDVIVDTVGMSHDLRPYMMTLDIDGKLALVGMPEHAHPPLDPRRIIASRQCVGGSNIAGMPETQELLNFCGEHNITATVEKISIECINEAYERMLASDVRYRFVIDMASLKRE; from the coding sequence ATGCCGACTGAAGCGCACGGATGGGCTGCCCTCTCCGCCAAGTCGAAGCTGGAGCCCTTCACCTTCCAGCGCCGTGACGTTGGCCCTGACGATGTGGTGATCAACATAGCGTACTGCGGTGTGTGCCACAGCGACGTGCATCAGGCCCGCGATGAGTGGGACGGCTCCACGTTCCCGATGGTGCCCGGCCACGAGATTGTTGGCCACGTGACGAAGGTGGGCTCAGAAGTGACCAAGTACAAGGCTGGCGACAGGGTTGGCGTGGGCTGCATGGTGGACTCGTGCATGAAGTGCCGCCAGTGCGAGCGCGGCCTGGAGCAGTATTGCGTGAATGGCGCGTCGTTCACCTACAACAGCACGCAGCAGGACAAGAAGACGCCGACCTTCGGCGGCTACTCCGACCACGTGGTGGTGCGCGAGCATTTCGTTGTGAGCATCCCGGATAACCTCGAcctgtgcgccgcggcaccgcttcTCTGCGCTGGTGTCACGACGttctcgccgctgcggtacTGGGGAGTGAAGAAGGGCACGCGCGTGGGTGTGGTTGGGCTGGGCGGTCTGGGCCACATGGCCGTGAAGCTGGCGAACGCGATGGGGGCGGAAGTGACGGTGTTCACTCGCTCCTCGAACAAAGTCGAGGAGGCGAAAAACCTCGGCGCGCACCACGTCGTCAACACGAACAACGAGCAGGAGATGAATTCGATTCAGGGAACACTCGACGTGATTGTGGACACGGTGGGCATGAGCCACGACCTGCGCCCCTACATGATGACGCTGGACATCGACGGCAAGCTTGCCCTGGTGGGAATGCCGgagcacgcgcacccgcCGCTGGACCCCCGGCGCATTATCGCTTCGCGCCAGTGTGTTGGCGGGTCGAATATTGCTGGCATGCCTGAGACACAAGAGCTGCTCAACTTCTGCGGTGAGCACAACATCACCGCGACGGTGGAGAAGATCAGCATCGAATGCATCAACGAGGCCTACGAGCGCATGTTGGCGAGCGACGTGCGCTACCGCTTCGTGATTGACATGGCATCTCTGAAAAGGGAGTAG
- a CDS encoding putative cytochrome c oxidase subunit 10, translated as MRRFTSRIAAFAAVPAAEQTRQLHFPISPPPIEIDYLDSDPLEFAVRTEARRWGFDDLQYMRELAFVRIKNNPSIGDFRNMTPEERRDLFWGSDRQDFFRYITLKLTGHPEHLYHRGW; from the coding sequence ATGCGTCGTTTCACGTCCCGCATTGCGGCCTTCGCGGCCGTGCCGGCGGCTGAGCAGACCCGCCAGCTTCACTTCCCCATTTCGCCCCCACCGATTGAGATCGACTACCTTGATAGCGACCCGCTTGAGTTCGCCGTGCGCACGGAGGCGCGCAGGTGGGGCTTTGATGACTTGCAGTACATGCGTGAGCTCGCGTTTGTACGCATCAAGAATAACCCGTCGATCGGCGACTTCCGCAACATGACACCAGAGGAACGCCGCGACCTCTTCTGGGGTAGCGACCGTCAGGACTTCTTTCGCTACATCACCTTAAAGCTGACGGGCCACCCCGAGCACCTCTATCACCGCGGCTGGTAA
- a CDS encoding aldose 1-epimerase-like protein, with translation MADTQPVPATVTSAHGAHAEAFGESFIVTLSSENLRVQLLSHGAALNSVKVRKPHAAASATTAASATAEQDDEWLEVCLGYTNPEEALSADAVIGHTIGRYAGRIANGEFEMANTTYTLAKNFGPHNLHGGPVGFQHQEWKYLLSDGRDETGVAFHLVSPHMDQGFPGELFVTATYSIIKSAPVPTLKYVLQASLSDHTPVDMTVINLTNHAYWNLNGVPRPAATDAVAPLPRNIANHYLQLQSKYFAVTDELSIPHGDMRPVEGTPHDYSALRCVAEGMEATKEEGRDGGGYDDLVALETWDSTLREAALVYSPATKLRMQVCTTNPAIVVYTANHLPANASGAKGQRFQQHSAICLECQYFPNSPNVRAFPSTVLKKGEAYNETTTHAFQFMNADITPEEKLLRRQ, from the coding sequence ATGGCCGACACGCAGCCTGTcccggcgacggtgacgtcCGCGCACGGCGCCCATGCTGAGGCGTTTGGCGAGTCTTTCATCGTGACACTGAGCTCTGAAAacctgcgcgtgcagctgctgtcgcaTGGTGCGGCGCTAAACTCCGTGAAGGTGCGCAAACCGCACGCCGCAGCATCGGCCACCactgcggcgtcggcgactgCAGAGCAGGACGATGAATGGTTGGAAGTGTGCCTCGGCTACACGAACCCGGAGGAGGCACTCAGCGCCGATGCGGTGATCGGTCATACTATTGGACGATACGCCGGGCGCATCGCCAATGGCGAGTTCGAGATGGCGAACACGACGTATACGCTCGCCAAAAACTTTGGCCCGCACAACCTCCACGGCGGCCCGGTCGGGTTTCAACACCAGGAATGGAAGTACCTGTTGTCGGACGGCAGGGATGAGACTGGTGTGGCGTTCCACCTCGTCTCACCGCACATGGATCAGGGCTTCCCCGGTGAACTCTTCGTGACGGCTACCTACAGCATCATTAAGTCAGCTCCAGTGCCCACCCTCAAGTACGTGCTTCAAGCCTCGCTGTCGGACCACACGCCAGTGGACATGACGGTGATCAACCTGACGAACCATGCGTACTGGAACCTGAACGGTGTTCCGCgaccagcagcgacggatgcggtggcgccgctgccgcgaaaCATCGCGAACCACTACCTGCAGTTGCAGTCCAAGTACTTTGCCGTCACCGATGAACTGAGTATCCCACATGGTGATATGCGTCCCGTCGAAGGTACCCCACACGACTactcggcgctgcgctgcgttgCCGAGGGAATGGAGGCGACGAAGGAGGAAGgtcgcgacggcggcggctacgATGACCTGGTCGCCCTTGAGACGTGGGACTCGACCCTGCgggaggcagcgctggtgtACAGTCCCGCTACCAAGCTGCGCATGCAGGTGTGCACCACGAACCCAGCCATTGTTGTCTACACAGCGAACCACCTGCCTGCCAATGCCTCCGGCGCAAAAGGGCAGCGCTTCCAGCAGCACAGTGCGATCTGCCTGGAGTGTCAGTACTTCCCGAACAGCCCCAACGTGCGAGCCTTCCCATCGACAGTGTTGAAGAAAGGCGAAGCGTACAACGAGACTACGACTCACGCGTTCCAGTTCATGAACGCTGACATCACTCCAGAGGAaaagctgctgcgccgtcagTAA